The following proteins come from a genomic window of Tindallia californiensis:
- a CDS encoding Flp family type IVb pilin — translation ESGQGMVEYGLILVLVSVVAIGMLTNVGDQLQKQFEDIWKTLGGTP, via the coding sequence GAATCAGGTCAAGGGATGGTAGAGTATGGATTGATTTTAGTACTTGTGTCAGTGGTAGCGATAGGAATGCTGACAAACGTTGGGGATCAGCTGCAGAAACAGTTTGAAGATATTTGGAAAACATTAGGCGGAACTCCTTAA
- a CDS encoding Flp family type IVb pilin: MNWLLKEESGQGMVEYGLILVLVSVVAITMLTNVGNQLSSQFEEIFKTLGGTP; the protein is encoded by the coding sequence ATGAATTGGTTATTAAAAGAGGAATCAGGTCAAGGGATGGTAGAGTATGGATTGATTTTAGTACTTGTGTCAGTGGTAGCGATAACAATGCTGACAAACGTTGGGAATCAGTTGAGTTCTCAGTTTGAAGAAATTTTTAAAACATTAGGAGGAACTCCTTAA
- a CDS encoding prepilin peptidase, whose translation MPSFLFFFAGFIGWQAGKNISKLTSAMINWKQAKRTETYRVYREEKKGDRRINVILLVTGAYLAIFFLPVGEALFSILMSVLALLLIRIDQRIRIIPNELVLFLFIVGCMKQVISSGILGLGEGLIAVVVTMGILIFTAFIHKFFSGAMGVGAGDIKLMMALSMILGIHQLPGLLLGISTTLILYLAYLKMTAGFFLKQSFPMALQIMGGFMLALHQNWILDFIAVATR comes from the coding sequence ATGCCAAGTTTTCTGTTTTTCTTCGCTGGTTTCATAGGGTGGCAGGCTGGGAAAAACATATCGAAGCTAACGAGTGCAATGATTAATTGGAAGCAGGCAAAAAGAACAGAAACATACAGAGTTTATCGAGAAGAAAAAAAAGGTGACAGGAGAATAAATGTAATTTTACTGGTAACAGGAGCCTATTTAGCCATATTTTTTTTACCAGTGGGGGAAGCTCTTTTTTCCATTTTGATGAGTGTTTTAGCTCTTTTGCTAATACGAATTGATCAACGGATCAGAATTATTCCGAATGAACTAGTACTATTTTTATTTATCGTTGGTTGCATGAAACAAGTAATAAGTAGTGGCATTTTGGGCTTGGGTGAAGGGTTGATAGCTGTTGTGGTAACTATGGGGATATTGATCTTTACAGCGTTTATACATAAATTTTTCTCTGGTGCTATGGGAGTTGGCGCTGGAGATATTAAGTTAATGATGGCACTTTCGATGATTTTAGGAATTCATCAGCTCCCCGGCTTACTTTTGGGAATCAGCACTACATTAATTCTTTACTTGGCCTACCTTAAAATGACGGCAGGTTTTTTCTTAAAGCAAAGTTTTCCAATGGCATTACAGATCATGGGTGGGTTTATGCTGGCATTACATCAAAATTGGATTTTAGATTTTATTGCAGTGGCAACAAGGTAG
- a CDS encoding Flp family type IVb pilin, which translates to MERKMVWFFICSDETGQGLVEYALIMILVSVIAVTILGEIGDIVKDFFGIADYLGP; encoded by the coding sequence ATGGAACGAAAAATGGTTTGGTTTTTCATTTGTAGCGATGAAACAGGGCAAGGGCTAGTGGAGTATGCACTTATAATGATTCTGGTTTCAGTAATAGCCGTAACCATTTTAGGGGAGATAGGTGATATTGTTAAAGATTTTTTTGGCATTGCAGATTACTTGGGTCCGTAA
- a CDS encoding TadE/TadG family type IV pilus assembly protein, with translation MAIKHLKSEKGQSLVEFALILPILLILMSFTLDVAQAINSKMNVQHLAGEMVKAHKYFHQGGHENPGDDLFFDSRDDLIDHLLDKSPLNADELTYNIIEGEVRDRHFIGKRWHQTGTNSFGVPIGRFFGTNNSNTVQYITVEVEYVLNFSMILTKTVLGDSLTLSETFTTAMYLGSDGDWPDPL, from the coding sequence ATGGCTATAAAACATCTTAAATCTGAAAAAGGGCAGAGTTTGGTGGAATTTGCCTTGATACTACCTATCTTATTGATATTGATGAGCTTTACCCTTGATGTGGCTCAGGCTATCAATAGCAAGATGAACGTTCAACATCTGGCAGGAGAAATGGTAAAAGCACATAAATATTTCCACCAAGGAGGACATGAGAATCCCGGTGACGATTTATTTTTTGATTCAAGAGATGACTTGATTGATCATCTCCTGGACAAATCACCATTAAATGCAGACGAACTGACCTACAATATCATCGAAGGGGAAGTGAGGGACAGGCACTTTATTGGTAAACGGTGGCATCAAACCGGAACAAATTCTTTTGGCGTTCCGATTGGGAGATTTTTTGGAACAAATAACTCCAATACAGTTCAATATATTACAGTGGAAGTTGAGTATGTTTTGAATTTTTCGATGATTCTTACAAAAACTGTGTTAGGAGACAGTCTTACCTTATCAGAGACGTTTACAACTGCTATGTATCTTGGGTCAGATGGGGATTGGCCGGACCCTCTTTAA
- a CDS encoding TadE family protein — MYPLKEKRGQAILEYVLVTPLFLAAFLMVIDVGWVSYQRVLFDYTVRHASWEWRPSSDDRDQVIEDGIAKVYQGEDASTMLRKQMTEENELSGHLNLTDISVENARVYLYRDIRTQSYRCYNDSEYVRMGRMLNLETMADVNYIIRPLTPVGIKLLGDEIPIERSMYKIYNIQFRGGVPDND, encoded by the coding sequence TTGTATCCGCTAAAAGAAAAACGTGGACAGGCAATTCTGGAATATGTTTTGGTAACACCTCTATTCTTGGCCGCTTTTCTAATGGTAATTGATGTAGGGTGGGTGAGTTATCAGAGAGTTTTGTTCGATTATACGGTTCGACATGCTAGTTGGGAATGGCGGCCATCGTCTGATGATCGAGATCAGGTGATTGAAGACGGGATAGCGAAAGTTTATCAAGGAGAAGATGCGAGTACGATGTTAAGAAAGCAGATGACAGAAGAGAATGAATTATCAGGACATCTTAATTTGACTGATATAAGCGTTGAAAATGCTAGAGTATATTTATACAGAGATATAAGAACTCAAAGCTATCGTTGTTATAATGATAGCGAGTATGTAAGGATGGGCCGTATGCTAAACCTAGAAACCATGGCAGATGTTAATTATATTATTAGACCACTAACTCCGGTAGGGATAAAATTGCTGGGAGATGAAATTCCTATAGAGCGAAGTATGTACAAAATATATAATATACAGTTTAGAGGAGGGGTCCCGGATAATGATTAA
- a CDS encoding TadE/TadG family type IV pilus assembly protein, with amino-acid sequence MIKLSKSNLLRNEKGEVLVLFAIGFTILLLFTSLAIDFAMALVYRDRVKEVAVMARETRMDFGSVEMWNAADANVVYRELAVDIADRNGMKAVQVKTEYDETETTSSKRFAKANVIMTDTYECTALKIIGIDEIEIKVRVDGSQTNSGSNLWNPDQNYDAP; translated from the coding sequence ATGATTAAACTATCAAAGAGCAACCTGCTGAGGAATGAAAAAGGAGAAGTACTTGTTCTTTTTGCCATTGGATTTACAATATTGTTATTGTTTACTAGCTTGGCTATTGACTTTGCTATGGCCTTGGTGTATCGAGATCGTGTTAAGGAAGTGGCAGTTATGGCTAGGGAAACTAGAATGGATTTTGGAAGCGTTGAGATGTGGAATGCTGCTGATGCTAATGTTGTGTATAGAGAATTGGCGGTAGATATAGCTGATAGAAATGGCATGAAAGCAGTTCAAGTTAAGACTGAGTACGATGAAACGGAAACAACCAGTTCGAAGAGATTTGCAAAGGCAAATGTTATAATGACAGACACCTATGAATGCACAGCCCTTAAGATTATAGGGATTGATGAAATTGAGATAAAGGTTCGAGTGGATGGAAGTCAAACAAATAGTGGCTCTAACTTGTGGAATCCTGACCAAAATTATGATGCTCCATAA
- the cpaB gene encoding Flp pilus assembly protein CpaB: MKIVRVAALLIAVLAFGYVLIFTGSDDNDESETVSSVEVYIAAEGIPKQTVIQEEMIKAVTVGVDNIESYHIRDKEYIIGSVASENLYSGDVIRAERIDSTGYMSAGLGYIVPEGMRAITINVNYNTGLAGLLEVGNKVDVVTVFEVEGIDGVDSQGRLHFPEDSDAMAAALTLQNREVLALDQNIGINNEYIGSEYVTVTLLVTPTEAIETALFHTAGSSNWLVGRNQEDLEVLDADLIKNVYFREIPFHNR; encoded by the coding sequence ATGAAGATAGTAAGAGTTGCCGCACTGCTGATAGCAGTGTTAGCCTTTGGATATGTATTGATTTTTACTGGGTCGGATGACAATGATGAAAGCGAAACCGTGAGTAGTGTAGAAGTATACATAGCGGCAGAGGGAATACCGAAACAAACGGTAATACAGGAAGAAATGATAAAAGCAGTAACGGTGGGTGTAGACAATATAGAGAGTTATCACATCAGGGACAAAGAATATATTATTGGAAGTGTTGCGTCTGAAAACCTTTACAGTGGCGATGTGATCAGAGCTGAAAGGATTGACAGCACTGGCTACATGAGTGCAGGTCTTGGCTATATTGTTCCGGAAGGAATGAGAGCAATAACCATAAACGTGAACTATAATACAGGGTTAGCTGGATTGTTGGAAGTTGGTAATAAGGTGGATGTGGTGACAGTTTTCGAGGTGGAAGGGATAGATGGCGTCGATTCTCAAGGTAGGTTACATTTTCCTGAAGATAGTGACGCGATGGCGGCAGCGCTGACATTGCAAAACCGAGAAGTATTGGCACTTGACCAAAATATAGGCATTAATAATGAATATATAGGCAGTGAATATGTGACAGTTACGCTCCTGGTAACACCTACAGAAGCTATTGAAACAGCACTTTTTCATACAGCGGGAAGCAGCAATTGGTTGGTTGGCAGAAATCAGGAGGACTTGGAAGTGCTTGATGCTGACCTAATCAAAAATGTCTATTTTAGAGAAATACCATTTCACAACAGGTAG
- a CDS encoding AAA family ATPase, translating into MAAKLMIFADAETSQHFHQMLSDEEFQIVSTTDDESQVLERITQTKPEIAIIASNQLGTTTRVAQQIYLLRPNVTPVVITKEYNYEVMQQVMQAGIHYILPFQADKEALVAQIKGIRSNEMSRLAALQHTASSNYKSRVITVCRSKGGVGATSMVINLATKLAQLKRRVAILDLDLEYGEVAYDMRLKPEKTIAELLEEQPTVNADNVRKYMATHTSGVSVLAAPDSPEFVENISSSQTEKIISVLRTYFDYIIIDTSIGFNSVNLSSFDLSSLVLFVTGMDLAALQRSKKGLSIVHSLIPSEKLKLVVAKEEIGRVKLKDVSKTLEYPVFSSIPYDQKVANEAVNQGRPAVMEAPSSKISEAYEILAGEIDSIGSEAVTSGEKEESQKKRGKKKGFFKR; encoded by the coding sequence ATGGCTGCAAAATTGATGATATTTGCCGATGCAGAAACATCACAACATTTCCATCAAATGTTGTCGGATGAAGAGTTTCAAATAGTGAGCACGACGGATGATGAAAGTCAGGTGTTGGAAAGAATAACCCAGACTAAGCCTGAAATAGCAATAATTGCTTCAAATCAGCTAGGAACAACGACCAGGGTCGCTCAACAAATTTATCTATTAAGGCCTAATGTAACGCCTGTTGTTATCACAAAAGAATATAATTATGAAGTGATGCAGCAGGTAATGCAGGCAGGGATTCATTATATTTTACCGTTTCAAGCGGATAAAGAAGCTCTGGTAGCTCAGATAAAAGGAATCCGGAGCAATGAAATGTCTCGGTTGGCAGCGTTACAACATACGGCAAGTAGCAACTATAAGTCGCGGGTAATAACGGTTTGTCGTTCTAAGGGTGGCGTAGGTGCTACCAGTATGGTTATAAACCTTGCGACAAAACTTGCTCAATTAAAACGCAGGGTGGCAATACTGGACTTGGATCTGGAATACGGAGAAGTTGCATATGATATGCGATTAAAGCCAGAAAAAACAATTGCAGAATTACTGGAAGAACAACCGACAGTCAATGCTGATAATGTTAGAAAATACATGGCAACACATACCTCTGGAGTGAGTGTGTTGGCAGCACCGGATAGTCCTGAGTTTGTGGAAAATATTTCTTCGTCACAAACGGAGAAAATTATATCCGTATTAAGGACTTACTTTGACTATATTATTATTGATACAAGCATTGGGTTCAACTCAGTGAATCTGTCGAGTTTCGATTTATCTTCACTGGTCTTATTTGTTACCGGAATGGATTTAGCGGCATTGCAGCGATCGAAAAAAGGATTATCCATTGTTCATTCTTTGATTCCGTCAGAAAAGTTGAAACTTGTAGTGGCGAAAGAAGAAATTGGAAGGGTTAAATTAAAAGATGTGTCCAAGACTTTGGAATATCCTGTTTTTTCAAGTATTCCCTATGATCAGAAAGTAGCAAATGAAGCCGTTAACCAAGGAAGACCAGCCGTGATGGAAGCCCCTAGTTCTAAAATTTCTGAAGCTTATGAAATATTAGCTGGCGAAATAGATAGCATTGGCTCGGAAGCCGTAACTTCCGGAGAAAAGGAAGAATCGCAAAAGAAAAGGGGAAAGAAAAAAGGATTCTTCAAACGATAG
- a CDS encoding CpaF family protein: protein MSLSERLKRAKTGGEAPNAMTDIMDFTKKTEALRQSEELEGYKQSIHQVVIDEYNRQIRENDGDEQAVDVRLIVSNAINDSGKTFTKARQEILTQEIYDDVMGLGPLESLLRDNSITEIMVNGPKDIYIENKGKIEKSSVTFKDDQHVLRIINRIVSPIGRRCDEANPMVDARLMDGSRINAIIPPVALNGPTITIRKFNSVPFQVKDLIDFNTLSFDMASFLESCVKGKCNVMVSGGTGSGKTTLLNVLSSYIPGNERIVTIEDAAELKLMQQHVIRLESRPPNIEGKGQVAIRDLVKNSLRMRPDRIIVGEVRSGEALDMLQAMNTGHDGSLATAHANNPRDMISRLETMVLMAGMDLPIKAIREQITSAIDIIVQQSRCRDGSRKITAISEVTGMEGDVVSLQDIFVFKQDGYDSSGRIRGKFVATGVRPYVAEGLRESGIMIKDEWFSKTG, encoded by the coding sequence ATGAGTTTATCTGAACGATTAAAACGGGCTAAAACCGGCGGAGAAGCACCGAATGCGATGACAGACATAATGGATTTTACGAAAAAAACAGAAGCGCTGAGACAGTCGGAAGAGTTAGAAGGCTATAAACAATCCATTCACCAGGTGGTTATTGATGAATACAATCGTCAAATCAGAGAAAATGATGGTGATGAACAGGCGGTGGATGTTCGGTTAATTGTTTCGAATGCGATCAACGATTCGGGAAAAACCTTTACAAAAGCAAGGCAGGAAATATTAACGCAGGAAATTTATGACGATGTTATGGGGCTAGGTCCACTGGAATCTCTATTAAGAGATAACAGTATAACAGAAATTATGGTGAATGGTCCTAAAGATATTTATATAGAGAACAAAGGGAAAATCGAAAAATCAAGCGTTACGTTTAAGGATGACCAGCATGTTCTTCGGATTATTAACCGAATTGTGTCACCCATTGGAAGACGTTGTGATGAGGCGAATCCAATGGTAGATGCAAGGCTTATGGATGGATCCAGAATCAATGCAATTATTCCGCCGGTGGCGTTGAATGGCCCTACTATAACCATCAGAAAGTTTAATTCGGTACCATTTCAGGTGAAAGATTTGATAGATTTCAACACATTATCTTTTGACATGGCATCTTTTTTGGAGTCCTGCGTTAAAGGAAAATGTAATGTCATGGTATCGGGAGGGACGGGTAGTGGAAAAACCACATTGCTAAATGTACTTTCCAGTTATATACCAGGAAATGAAAGAATTGTGACGATAGAGGATGCAGCAGAACTTAAGTTAATGCAGCAACATGTCATTAGGTTGGAATCACGACCTCCTAATATAGAGGGCAAAGGACAGGTGGCCATTAGGGATTTGGTGAAAAACTCCTTAAGAATGAGGCCAGACCGCATCATTGTAGGAGAAGTACGGTCAGGCGAGGCTTTGGATATGTTGCAGGCAATGAATACTGGCCATGATGGTTCCTTGGCTACAGCCCATGCCAATAATCCTCGTGATATGATTTCTAGGCTAGAAACAATGGTTTTAATGGCGGGGATGGATTTGCCTATAAAAGCAATTCGGGAACAGATAACATCGGCGATAGATATTATTGTTCAACAATCCAGATGCAGAGATGGATCAAGAAAAATCACAGCGATATCAGAAGTTACGGGAATGGAGGGAGATGTGGTGAGTTTACAAGATATATTTGTATTTAAACAAGATGGGTATGACTCATCTGGTCGAATACGTGGCAAGTTTGTGGCTACAGGTGTTAGGCCTTATGTAGCAGAAGGGTTGAGAGAAAGCGGTATCATGATTAAAGATGAATGGTTCTCTAAAACAGGGTGA
- a CDS encoding type II secretion system F family protein, protein MTKILIALLLAFLVYIAVDALIKIVYWRVLNFNQRRAEIQKQNLLGYKGYYSANKKKKQRLPVPEKIRIALIRAGIQLKPEEFLSLWIGLAVLISFLMIAMRVKVATAGIVLLCTLLVPPIIVSIKSKKRKEKFSEQLKDALMVLSNSLRAGFTFEQAISSVSYDLPDPIGTEFKQVFREIELGDSMGAALDRMAERMESKDLEMVNVAVAIQKKVGGNLATILDNISETLRERMLMKKKINALTAQGRMSGIIISLLPICLLLAITVINPDYMEPMWTTTYGHLLLSIALILEIIGYVVIRKMIDIKL, encoded by the coding sequence ATGACGAAAATATTGATTGCCTTATTATTAGCTTTTTTAGTGTATATCGCTGTGGATGCATTGATAAAAATTGTATATTGGCGTGTATTGAACTTTAACCAGCGACGCGCTGAAATTCAAAAGCAGAATTTACTAGGGTATAAAGGTTATTATTCTGCAAATAAAAAGAAGAAGCAAAGATTGCCCGTGCCAGAAAAAATAAGGATAGCTTTAATTCGTGCTGGGATACAGTTAAAGCCAGAAGAATTCTTAAGTTTATGGATTGGATTGGCAGTGTTAATTAGTTTCCTTATGATAGCAATGAGAGTTAAGGTGGCAACGGCAGGCATTGTATTGTTGTGTACACTGCTAGTTCCACCAATTATTGTAAGTATTAAAAGTAAAAAGCGAAAAGAAAAGTTTAGTGAGCAGCTTAAAGATGCGTTAATGGTATTGTCAAACAGCCTCAGAGCAGGTTTTACTTTTGAACAAGCAATTAGCAGTGTTTCCTATGACTTGCCGGATCCCATTGGAACAGAGTTCAAACAAGTTTTTAGGGAAATTGAATTAGGGGATAGTATGGGGGCTGCGCTGGATAGAATGGCGGAACGGATGGAATCAAAAGACTTAGAAATGGTGAATGTGGCCGTAGCTATTCAGAAAAAGGTTGGCGGAAATTTAGCAACAATTTTAGACAATATTAGTGAAACCCTTAGAGAAAGAATGTTAATGAAAAAAAAGATTAATGCCTTAACAGCACAGGGAAGAATGAGTGGCATTATTATATCCTTGTTACCAATTTGTTTGTTGCTTGCAATAACTGTCATCAACCCAGATTATATGGAGCCGATGTGGACCACTACTTATGGCCATCTTCTTTTGAGCATAGCATTAATTCTGGAGATAATAGGTTATGTTGTTATTAGAAAAATGATCGATATTAAATTATAA
- a CDS encoding type II secretion system F family protein — MEYGLVKVIGVISFIVFFFSMVKGRESRQKRFHKRMMEIKEGSRTNHQHGKDEMEKSFRERFLLPLALGIIKGVSLVTPIKESTHQELEKKLAKADIRMNPRDYRSMNIVIILGLGILFMQFASDGGQSFLYFLIGLFVGYIYRRWGLEKAITKRKDSIKGQLPETIDLLGVCVVAGLSFDQALTYIIERAEGPLIDEFSVVKREIMLGKRRKEALLAMSERCEVDEVRNLINAIIQADALGISLQNVLETQSKTIREVYKQDMEERAGKIPIKILLPMVAFIFPVIFIILLGPAVPLMKAAFQ; from the coding sequence GTGGAATATGGATTAGTGAAAGTAATAGGTGTTATTAGTTTCATAGTATTTTTTTTCTCAATGGTAAAAGGGAGAGAGAGTCGTCAAAAACGGTTCCATAAAAGAATGATGGAAATCAAAGAAGGGAGCCGAACAAACCATCAACATGGAAAAGATGAAATGGAGAAGAGTTTTAGGGAGCGTTTTTTGCTACCGCTTGCTTTGGGAATCATTAAAGGGGTGAGCCTGGTAACGCCGATTAAAGAAAGTACGCATCAAGAGTTGGAGAAAAAACTGGCAAAAGCAGATATAAGAATGAATCCCAGAGATTATCGCTCGATGAACATTGTTATTATTTTAGGATTAGGGATTTTGTTTATGCAATTTGCAAGTGATGGAGGTCAAAGTTTCCTTTACTTCTTGATAGGCTTGTTTGTTGGATATATTTACAGAAGATGGGGACTTGAAAAAGCTATTACAAAAAGGAAAGACTCCATCAAAGGGCAACTACCGGAAACTATTGATTTGTTAGGAGTTTGCGTGGTGGCGGGGCTTAGTTTTGACCAGGCACTGACCTATATCATCGAAAGAGCGGAAGGGCCACTGATTGATGAATTCAGTGTTGTTAAAAGAGAGATTATGCTGGGAAAACGACGAAAAGAAGCGTTGCTGGCGATGAGTGAACGCTGTGAAGTTGATGAGGTTAGAAACTTGATCAATGCCATTATACAAGCCGATGCACTGGGGATTTCCTTGCAAAATGTGTTGGAGACCCAATCAAAAACCATCCGGGAAGTGTATAAACAGGATATGGAAGAACGAGCAGGAAAAATACCTATAAAAATACTGTTGCCAATGGTAGCTTTTATCTTTCCAGTTATTTTCATTATATTATTAGGTCCAGCTGTGCCACTAATGAAGGCGGCATTTCAATAA
- a CDS encoding DUF192 domain-containing protein: MVVKEAKSFFQRFIGLMWKKGMNFEGLLFRNCAAVHTCFMKFTICIMFLDENDKVLDYQILKPWKVSKIVEGTKHILETQWQEEKAKEIVGQVIQMEVC, translated from the coding sequence ATGGTAGTAAAAGAAGCAAAGTCATTTTTTCAAAGGTTTATAGGTCTTATGTGGAAGAAAGGAATGAATTTTGAAGGCCTTTTGTTTAGGAACTGCGCTGCAGTTCATACCTGTTTTATGAAATTCACCATTTGTATTATGTTTTTAGACGAAAATGATAAAGTCCTGGACTACCAAATTCTAAAGCCTTGGAAAGTTAGCAAAATTGTTGAAGGAACGAAACATATACTAGAAACTCAGTGGCAAGAAGAAAAAGCAAAGGAAATTGTTGGTCAAGTAATCCAAATGGAGGTGTGCTAA
- a CDS encoding coiled-coil domain-containing protein gives MYYKGYGVGDLYDKKNEEKSHVERLCDSGTLKRVMGGYSKKSVEEYINSYKETAEQMRENLEEQLNHTLSEKEMLHQENELLKKQFEDVEKRVYGLKEEYEQVTSKNSELQTALEKEKEAAQEMSGKLEEQDSLVEEAIQKKEEEVAQLIERTQEIENELKESKEELERLRVLLQEKEALLQNKEEQITELSEAMSEKDNEIHALTEELQKSEEQLNAANQTLNEYQQQLEDLRRQLAEVETPDNSFNEQIIELEKELEHLIDERDHYKDEKEKALSSFGEKVDEVTKKLQEKEELAKELQDTVNTMQEEQERLEVDIQMLQNRLEQNEVNEREYLLQKRKIDGYKSQLESMEAYLKSVLEEIAAKEKAIKEAMEQQGNDQAKIRSLMEEKIKLKSENIEMLEEIETLKNELIDYKGNEANEVIKFSAKKAAER, from the coding sequence ATGTATTACAAAGGTTATGGGGTAGGAGATTTATACGATAAGAAAAATGAAGAAAAAAGTCATGTGGAAAGACTTTGCGACAGTGGTACGCTAAAGAGAGTAATGGGTGGATATTCAAAAAAGAGTGTAGAAGAGTATATAAACTCTTATAAAGAAACGGCAGAACAAATGAGAGAAAATCTGGAAGAACAGCTAAATCATACACTGTCAGAAAAAGAAATGCTGCATCAAGAAAATGAATTGCTCAAAAAACAATTTGAAGATGTTGAAAAACGTGTATACGGACTGAAGGAAGAGTATGAACAGGTAACATCGAAAAATTCAGAATTGCAGACAGCCTTGGAAAAAGAAAAAGAAGCAGCTCAAGAAATGTCAGGGAAATTAGAAGAGCAGGATTCGTTAGTAGAAGAAGCGATCCAAAAAAAGGAAGAAGAAGTTGCTCAATTAATCGAAAGAACTCAGGAGATTGAAAATGAACTGAAAGAATCAAAGGAAGAGTTAGAAAGACTAAGAGTGCTACTGCAAGAAAAAGAAGCATTATTGCAAAATAAAGAAGAGCAAATAACAGAACTTTCTGAAGCTATGAGTGAGAAAGATAATGAGATTCATGCATTAACAGAGGAGTTGCAAAAAAGTGAAGAACAGCTAAATGCTGCGAATCAAACGTTGAATGAATATCAACAGCAATTGGAAGACTTGCGGAGACAATTGGCTGAAGTTGAAACTCCAGACAATTCTTTTAATGAGCAAATAATAGAGTTAGAAAAAGAGCTTGAGCATTTAATTGATGAAAGAGATCATTACAAAGACGAAAAAGAAAAAGCACTGAGTAGTTTTGGGGAAAAGGTAGATGAAGTAACAAAAAAATTACAGGAAAAAGAAGAATTAGCCAAGGAACTACAAGATACGGTGAATACAATGCAAGAGGAGCAGGAACGATTAGAAGTGGATATCCAAATGCTTCAAAATCGTCTTGAGCAAAATGAAGTGAATGAGCGAGAATATCTGTTGCAAAAAAGAAAAATAGATGGCTATAAGAGCCAGCTAGAATCGATGGAAGCTTATCTGAAAAGTGTATTGGAAGAAATTGCGGCTAAAGAAAAGGCTATTAAAGAGGCTATGGAACAACAGGGAAATGATCAAGCAAAAATTCGCAGCTTGATGGAAGAAAAAATAAAACTTAAGTCGGAAAACATTGAAATGTTGGAAGAGATAGAAACGTTAAAAAATGAGTTGATTGATTATAAGGGAAATGAAGCTAACGAAGTGATTAAATTTTCTGCAAAAAAAGCCGCTGAAAGATAG